DNA from Chloroflexota bacterium:
TTGCGGCTGTGCGTCTCTTGGGTATCAATATTGATGCCGCCCTCACCACGGTTGCCAACGCGATCTAAGGACGCACACACAGCATGGCTTACCGGAGGCCGGTAAGCCATGCTGAAAGGTCAGGTACACCATGCTAACCCGGAGAAAAAAACGAAATACTACCGAGCGCGGTCAAGGTTTGGCCGAAGCTGCGATCACCTTCCCCGTGCTGCTCCTGGCAATGATGGGGCTGATTACGCTGGGCATGATTGGCTTTGCCGCCGTGAATGCCAACAACGCTGCCAATTATGGCGCACGCATGGGATCAGTCGCCCAGAGTGCTCAGGCATCCGTAGCATCCAATCACGCCCTGAATATGCTCTCTGCGGCCCCGGTGGGCACGTATGCGGTGGGCGTCAGCGGCGGGGGTGCGCCGGGCGATCTGATTATTGTCCAGGTCAGCTACGCCGTTCCGAACTACTTCCAGGGGCTAACAGCCTTCTTTGGGGCAGATAGCCCCGATAAATTCACCGGGGATGCCTACTCGTATTTCCGCCAGGAGGGTTGGTAATGCCATCCGAACGCGGGCAGGCGCTACTTGCTTTTCTTGCCATTTTCGCCTTTTTCGCGCTTGTACCCTTCATGGCCTTAGTGGGCGATGGGGCGCGCATGTTCGTGGTGCGCAGCCGAGTGCAAACCGCGCTCGACGCGGCGTGTGAGGATGGGGCCTGGAATGCCACGGATCGGGCAGTCTTCCGTGATACCGGGACGATTGCCTTTATCCCCCAGGATGAGATCGTCACGCTTGCGACCAACACCTTCTATCGTACCCTGGTGGAGATGGGCGCGGCCAATTACAGCGCATCCATTACCGTAACCCCGCTTCTCGATCAACTGCGCGTAGACTGCGAATCGCATGTCAATGTACCCCTGTTGATTATGGATTGGGATGTCCCCTTTGAAGTACTCACCGATTCGTCGATCCGTTCGCAATAGCTGATGCGCCGTATTCTAAAATTCATTCCCCTGCTTTTGGTCGTTGGCTGCTGTGCGTGCGTGGCGCTTTTTGGGTTGGCGGATTATGAGTTTGGCGATGTCAAGCAACTCCCCGAATACAGCGACCACGGTATTGAAGGTTTGGCCGGTGGGGATGCCCCTCCCGGTGGTGGTTCTTGCGGCGCTACTGGTGTTCCCCAAGAGGATAACCCCTTTTCAGGCTGGCCGGTGGACTACCATATTGGTGATTGGAGCACGATTGCATCCTGGTTCTGTGACCCCAACTATTTTGAGGGATACACCCATTGGGGCATTGATCTGGCCCGCTACAACTGGGATGAATCGATCTACGGGGTCAATGCCGTTGTGACGGCTGAAAAAGCGATTGTCGAAGCGGCTGCCTATGATCCTTCATTTGGCCCCAAAGCGGGCACAGCGCATAATTACGGTATGGGGAATTATGTCAAACTTCAGGCTCTATCCTGCACGGTTTTGATTGAGAGCGAGATCGGAGAAGACCTGGACGGTGACGGTCTCATCAAGAATGTGGCCGTAGAACGCTGCGCGGAAACCGGTTGGTACTCGTACTACTTCCACCTGCTGAGTGTGGCTGTAGCCAAAGGGGATGAAGTCGAACGCGGCGATGTGGTTGGGCGGATTGATAGCACTGGCACATCCACCGGCGATCACCTGCACTACCAAATCAAAACCCCGGATGGGGTGTCGATTGATCCCGCGCCATCCATGTCGGTCAATGCGGCCTATGACAACGCCTTGCGGGAACAACCCCGCTGGGATCGGTGAAACCATGAAAACCAAACGTAATGGAACGCGGATACAGTGGAAATACGCGGATTTTTCGGGTGTTATTTCTACGTTTATCCACGGTCGTTATATACATCTCAACGTCAAATGGACAACCATAACCATCTTGGCCTTCCTGCTCTGCGCCGCGGCAGATACCCTGCATGGTCTGCGCGTCCACCTGGTGGATGTGGAGCAAAAACCCCTGGCCGGGGTGGTGGTCGAACTCGAACTCTACGAATACACCGACAAAGAGATCATGATCCACCACAGCGGCCAATGCACCACGGATATCGCGGGAATTTGCCTGATCGAGATCGCGAAACTGATCTTTGACGCGTCGGGCTTCCTGCGCGGGAATATAGTTGTCGGTGAGCATGGCAGCCGCCCCGTGATCTGGCCGGGTGGGATGCTGGATATCCCGGTGTGGCTGGATGTGGACAACACCCTGGATGTGACCGGGGAAAGCCAACCCTACGCAGGGCAAGCGCAAGATATGGACGTGCGGATTACCCGCGCGCCGCGCTTGCGCCTGGCGGATGTCATCATCCCGCTGATTATCATCGGCGGGCTACTCAGCTATCTTTGGATCAATAACAAATCACACAAGCGAGGTAATGATGAAGAATAAACAAAAAGCGCTGCGTATCTTTTGGGTGATTGCCCTGATTGCTGCCATCCTGATCTTGCCCAAGATCACAAACCTTTGGGTCAGCGGCCTGATGGGGGGCACAGCCCTGCTCTTACTGGTCTTTATGCTGCTGCGCTGGCGACGTGAGAAGTCCGAAACTGGTGGGCAGGAATGAAATTTCGCTTCTTGCTTTGGGTGACGCTGTTGGCTCTGGTTATCTCGGCGCTGATTGTCTCGCCCGTATTCGCCGCAGGTGATGTGCCCGATTGCCCGGTGGACGAGTGCGTATCGTGGCCGGAAGCGATGGTGCGCATGGGTGTCGCCGCGGCTCGAAGTCTCGGCTTTGGCATGGTTCACACGCTGACCGCCTTGATCTGGCTGCTGGACAAGGTAGCCATGTACATCTTTGACCTGATTGTCAACGGGGGCATCTGGATCAGCATTCAGGATGCCATGCTTTCGGCGCTATCCGGCTTCATGCCCGGCGTCCTGGGCGATCTGATTGGCGGCGAAGATGGGCTTTTCTATCTGGCGCTGATGGTCGCCGGGGTGGGGATGACGATCCCCTTCTTCAAAACCCGCCTGGTTGATCCTGCCCATGCCGTGATCTGGGCCGTTATCATCCTGGTTTTGTTTGTCAGCGGGTCGGCTGGTTATGACGTGATTGGAGCGGTCGAGGGCTTACGCGTGGAAATCATGGAACGCATTATCTCATCCGGGAATGAGGCCGATCTGAACACCATTGTCACCGGGCCATTCGGGGGCGGCAATTTATCCCTGAATAATGACACACTCCTGCACTTGCCCGAAAGTTTCAGCGAAACCTATTTTCCACCGGCGCAAGGGCATATTACGATCCGATCCGTTTTTATCGAGATACCGATGGGCCTGGATGCCATAGCCGATTTTGAACTGGAAACCAAAGCATCGCTCGATGCGCGCCGGGATTTAGCTTTTGTGGGCCTGTCCCTTGCCATGCTTTCCCTGGTGGGGGCTTATTCCGCTTTTTTGTTTGCGCTGATCTTTGCCTTCCTGGTCACGGCCAGCCTGGGGCTGATTATCTTCTTGTTTGCGGCTCTGCCGATGGGCTTCTTTGAGTTTGGGCGCACCGTGGTGGCCGGGATTTTCAACAAATACATGGAGATTGTGATCCTGTCCATTGGCGCATCCATCTTTGTGAGCATCGTTGTTCTGGCGCTTGATCTGGTGACGACCTCCTCCAGCGACATCAAGCAGATTCTGGAAGGCGTCGCTCTGATGCTGCCGGTGATTGGGGTGCAACATATGTTTCTGGGTTGGGCATTCTCCGCCATGATGAGCAGCAAGGACGTCTTTCGCAATTCCATGCAAGCATCCTTCGCCCCGCGAGGTGGGCATCCGGGCCTGTTGAGTCAGGCAACATCCGCCGGAATGCGCACGCTGGGCACGGTGGCCCCCTTTGTGATTCCCGGTGCAGGCGGGCTTGTCACCAGCTTTATGTCGAATATGGTCGCCGGGAATATGGCCGCAAAACAGCATGTCAACGCGGAAACCGCCCAAGCGCGCGGCGATGTTTTTAGAGAAATGCAAAAAGCAAATTCTTCAGGAGGTACACAAGCATGAGAAAAAGAATCCTTTACGGTGGATTGACGCTGGCGCTTTTGGGCTTGGCCTGGATCGCCGCCAAGCCCAATCCTGTGTGGGCCACTCAATCCACACGCCTGACCATCTACGCTTACGTGGATATTAACAGCGACAAGATGATGAGTGACGGTGAAGGCATTGACCGCATCCCGATTTATGTCGAGGTTGAAGGCCAACGCCAGGCCAAGATTGCCGAAAATGGCAAAATCACCTTTTCGCTGCCCTATGCGATTATCCAGGCCATCAAGGTTGAAATCCCCTACCTGGCTGTGGCAGAAGAGGTCCAACCCAAAGATGAGCAAGCTGTCGTTTCGTTTCGCATCCAGGCTCCTGAATTCCCGGTATATCTGCCATGACCCATCGCGACACTTTTGAGAGCTATTTCCAGTTTCGCACAGACCGCGCCAATGCGCTAACACCGGGCAAAAAACTGGCTTTGGTGGATGAACTTCTGGCCGAAGCCCGACAAGGGCGTGTGCCTGTTGGCAGTGACAAGGTGGCCCAGCTCCCCGTGGAAAGCCCCAGCGTTCAGGCTGTCCTCAACGGCGAAACCCTTTCGATGGGGGCCGCACGCGTCAGCGGCAAACTGGAAGGCACAGCGGCCCTGATTGCGCGTGCCCAGGCCCTGCCCCGATCCCAGCAAATGATGCTGTCCATCGGTTTTATATTTCTGCTGATGTTGATTGGCGGCCTGGGCATGTGGCTAGTTGCGCGTGACCCGAAATCTGCGATTGCGGAAGCGCCTACTCCTACGCCCAACGCAACGCCTGATCCCCGACTGCTGATGGCCGATTCCGATCCATCGCGCCAAGCCAACGATCCAGCCTCGCTGGAGGTGGGTATGACATCTTTCGTCCTGGGACGCAGCCGCCTGGATGGGGGCGTCTGGGAACCCATTCAAGCCGAGTGGTTGGACGGTACACAGGTGCGCCGGGTGATAGCGATTCCGCTTGATGAACTCGACAGGGCGATTGAGATCGGGGATGTGCTGCGCGTGCGCACGCGTAGCGGCATGATCGTACCCTATGAAGTGGTCGAAAAAACCAAACTTCAGCGCACCCAGATTGAAGCCCTGTCATCATTAGAACCCTCATTAGTCGTGATCCTGTATGACACTACCGCCGCTGCCACCCGTGAGGTGGTCATCGCTCGCTTGGACACCCACGAATTAGGGCTTACGCCTGGGGATAACGTCTATCTGGTGGATGGGCCACA
Protein-coding regions in this window:
- a CDS encoding M23 family metallopeptidase, yielding MRRILKFIPLLLVVGCCACVALFGLADYEFGDVKQLPEYSDHGIEGLAGGDAPPGGGSCGATGVPQEDNPFSGWPVDYHIGDWSTIASWFCDPNYFEGYTHWGIDLARYNWDESIYGVNAVVTAEKAIVEAAAYDPSFGPKAGTAHNYGMGNYVKLQALSCTVLIESEIGEDLDGDGLIKNVAVERCAETGWYSYYFHLLSVAVAKGDEVERGDVVGRIDSTGTSTGDHLHYQIKTPDGVSIDPAPSMSVNAAYDNALREQPRWDR
- a CDS encoding SH3 domain-containing protein — translated: MTHRDTFESYFQFRTDRANALTPGKKLALVDELLAEARQGRVPVGSDKVAQLPVESPSVQAVLNGETLSMGAARVSGKLEGTAALIARAQALPRSQQMMLSIGFIFLLMLIGGLGMWLVARDPKSAIAEAPTPTPNATPDPRLLMADSDPSRQANDPASLEVGMTSFVLGRSRLDGGVWEPIQAEWLDGTQVRRVIAIPLDELDRAIEIGDVLRVRTRSGMIVPYEVVEKTKLQRTQIEALSSLEPSLVVILYDTTAAATREVVIARLDTHELGLTPGDNVYLVDGPQGEINLRERPYGTVIGVLKTGTVVEVQDAEPVHDGGYRWVLVKTDFGAEGWVASELLIELPEY